The following are from one region of the Synechococcus sp. CBW1108 genome:
- a CDS encoding ComF family protein, whose protein sequence is MAILKLLPLHWIAQAPSLQPALVAELPQGGLKGSAPLTWWAAGLYGGLLRRQLLHLRTSPKPPLVGALIQELVAGLRREPWTQPPLLVPIPSWKRQGNPLPDLLSRCLTWQLDWRQEPLLLRSRPVLGQHHLGRELRWANQAGAFRCSSQLAGQRRPVLLIDDILTTGATACAAAAALGERGWLVAGMVCLGKTPRRDRDLRSTNR, encoded by the coding sequence ATGGCAATCCTCAAACTGCTGCCCCTGCACTGGATCGCCCAGGCCCCCAGCCTGCAGCCCGCACTGGTGGCCGAGTTGCCCCAGGGGGGGCTCAAGGGCTCGGCCCCCCTGACCTGGTGGGCTGCGGGGCTCTACGGGGGCCTGTTACGTCGCCAGCTGCTGCACCTGCGCACCAGTCCCAAACCCCCGCTAGTCGGCGCCCTGATCCAGGAGCTGGTTGCAGGCCTGCGCCGGGAGCCCTGGACCCAGCCCCCCCTGCTGGTGCCGATTCCCAGCTGGAAGCGCCAGGGCAACCCCCTGCCGGATCTGCTGAGCAGGTGCCTTACCTGGCAACTTGACTGGCGCCAGGAGCCCCTGCTGCTGCGGAGCCGGCCCGTGCTCGGCCAGCACCACCTGGGCCGCGAATTGCGCTGGGCCAACCAGGCCGGAGCATTTCGCTGCTCCTCACAGCTGGCGGGCCAACGGCGCCCGGTGCTGCTGATCGACGACATTCTCACCACCGGTGCCACCGCCTGCGCCGCCGCCGCTGCCCTGGGCGAGCGGGGCTGGCTGGTGGCAGGAATGGTCTGCCTGGGGAAAACCCCCAGGCGAGACCGTGATCTAAGATCCACAAACCGCTGA
- a CDS encoding DUF2470 domain-containing protein: MAADPLSSAVSDRICRHMNDDHAEAVLAFARHYGGISAAEQASLLSVRPEAMDLQVDGATVTVPFDHSLSDSEDAHRTLVAMLRALPG; this comes from the coding sequence ATGGCCGCCGACCCCCTCAGCTCCGCCGTCAGTGATCGGATCTGTAGGCACATGAACGACGACCATGCCGAAGCGGTGCTGGCCTTCGCCCGCCACTACGGCGGCATCAGCGCCGCTGAGCAGGCCAGCCTGCTCAGCGTCAGGCCCGAGGCGATGGACCTCCAGGTGGATGGCGCCACCGTCACGGTGCCCTTCGACCACAGCCTCAGCGACAGCGAGGATGCCCACCGCACCCTGGTGGCCATGCTGCGGGCCTTACCAGGCTGA
- a CDS encoding FGGY-family carbohydrate kinase encodes MKTPLALGVDLGSSGLRIALVPAHGPQLLTEASPYPNGLEDPLGWASGFEALCARLPAASRIRIGAVAVAGTSGTLLLCRPTGEPGPGSLGRALPYHRACGDQAEAAAALAGSGPATSASGSLARALNLLAQADLAGEAGPWLWRHQADWLMGWLLGDWRWGEEGNNLRLGWNLQRQAWSGSIAQQHWAKALPEICASGAVLGSMAPKLAERLGLPRHCRVVAGTTDANAGVLAAAPAAGEGITVLGTTLVLKQFSPGPIQGPGISCHRVGGRWLVGGASNAGAGILRRFFSDQQIGELSRQIDPSQPTGLRLRPLPARGERFPVDDPALEPLLEPRPISDAHYLQALLEGLTAIEQEGWQRLRQAGAPPLERVISLGGGARNPQWRRLRQQSLGVPVLNRPGLCAALGMARLAASALSSDE; translated from the coding sequence GTGAAAACACCACTCGCTCTGGGGGTGGATCTGGGCAGCAGCGGCCTGCGAATTGCCCTGGTGCCTGCCCATGGGCCCCAACTGCTTACGGAAGCCAGCCCGTACCCCAACGGGCTGGAAGATCCCCTTGGCTGGGCCAGCGGATTTGAGGCCCTCTGCGCCAGGCTGCCCGCCGCAAGCCGAATCCGCATCGGCGCCGTCGCCGTAGCCGGCACCTCCGGCACCCTGCTGCTCTGCCGCCCCACAGGGGAGCCGGGCCCCGGCAGCCTGGGGCGGGCCCTTCCCTATCACCGGGCCTGCGGCGATCAGGCCGAGGCTGCTGCCGCCCTGGCAGGATCCGGGCCAGCCACCAGTGCCAGCGGCAGCCTGGCCCGGGCCCTGAACCTTCTCGCCCAGGCCGATCTGGCCGGCGAAGCTGGGCCCTGGTTATGGCGCCATCAGGCCGACTGGCTGATGGGTTGGCTGCTGGGCGACTGGCGCTGGGGGGAAGAGGGCAACAACCTGCGCCTGGGCTGGAACCTCCAACGCCAGGCCTGGAGCGGATCGATTGCTCAGCAGCACTGGGCCAAAGCCCTGCCGGAGATATGCGCCAGTGGCGCGGTGCTCGGCAGCATGGCGCCCAAGCTGGCGGAGCGGCTGGGGCTACCCCGCCACTGCCGGGTGGTGGCAGGCACTACGGATGCCAACGCCGGAGTGCTGGCAGCGGCTCCAGCCGCAGGCGAAGGCATCACCGTGCTGGGCACCACCCTGGTGTTGAAGCAGTTCAGCCCGGGGCCGATCCAGGGGCCTGGCATCAGCTGCCATCGGGTGGGGGGGCGCTGGCTGGTGGGGGGGGCCTCCAATGCCGGAGCTGGCATCCTGCGGCGCTTCTTCAGTGATCAGCAGATTGGCGAACTCAGCCGCCAGATTGACCCCAGCCAGCCCACCGGCCTGCGGCTCCGCCCCCTGCCGGCCCGCGGGGAACGCTTTCCCGTGGACGACCCAGCCCTGGAGCCGCTGCTGGAACCTCGACCGATAAGCGATGCCCATTACCTCCAGGCCCTGTTGGAGGGTCTCACGGCCATCGAACAGGAGGGCTGGCAGCGGCTGCGCCAAGCTGGCGCCCCGCCACTGGAGAGGGTGATCAGCCTGGGAGGTGGGGCCCGGAATCCCCAATGGCGTCGCCTACGCCAGCAGAGCCTGGGGGTTCCGGTGCTGAATCGTCCTGGGCTCTGCGCCGCCCTCGGCATGGCCAGACTGGCAGCATCCGCCCTCAGCAGCGATGAATGA
- the metK gene encoding methionine adenosyltransferase translates to MSRYVFTSESVTEGHPDKICDQVSDAVLDALLAQDPASRVACETVVNTGLCLITGEVTTTARVDFNTLVRGVINQIGYAGARAGGFDAHSCAVLVALDQQSPDIAQGVNEADDHEGDPLDLIGAGDQGIMFGYACNETPELMPLPISLAHRLARRLAEVRHNGSLGYLLPDGKTQVSVVYEDDRPVAIDTILISTQHTAEIDGISEEKAIRERIATDLWTHVVEPATADLALKPSQADTRFLVNPTGKFVVGGPQGDAGLTGRKIIVDTYGGYARHGGGAFSGKDPTKVDRSAAYAARYVAKALVAAELASKVEVQLSYAIGVARPVSILVESFGTGALSNADLTALVHEHFDLRPGAIIETFGLRTLPQQRGGRFYQDVAAYGHFGRSDLDLPWEDVTTIAATLKQATSAQVAA, encoded by the coding sequence ATGAGCCGCTACGTCTTCACTTCCGAGTCGGTAACCGAAGGTCACCCCGACAAAATCTGTGACCAGGTGAGCGATGCGGTGCTCGATGCCCTGCTGGCCCAGGATCCGGCCTCCCGGGTGGCCTGCGAAACCGTGGTGAATACTGGCCTCTGCCTGATCACCGGCGAAGTCACCACCACGGCCAGGGTCGACTTCAACACCCTGGTGCGGGGAGTGATCAACCAGATCGGCTATGCCGGTGCCCGCGCCGGCGGCTTCGACGCCCACAGCTGTGCCGTGCTGGTGGCCCTGGATCAACAGTCGCCTGACATTGCCCAGGGGGTGAATGAGGCCGACGACCACGAAGGCGACCCCCTGGATCTGATCGGTGCGGGAGATCAGGGGATCATGTTTGGCTACGCCTGCAATGAGACCCCCGAGCTGATGCCCTTGCCGATCAGCCTGGCCCACCGCCTGGCTCGGCGCCTGGCGGAGGTGCGCCACAACGGCAGCCTGGGTTACCTGCTGCCGGACGGCAAGACCCAGGTGAGCGTCGTCTACGAAGACGATCGCCCGGTGGCGATCGACACGATCCTGATCTCCACCCAACACACCGCAGAGATTGATGGAATTTCTGAAGAGAAGGCGATACGCGAGCGCATCGCTACCGACCTATGGACACATGTGGTGGAGCCCGCCACCGCCGATCTGGCCCTCAAGCCCTCCCAGGCAGACACCCGCTTCCTGGTGAACCCCACCGGCAAGTTTGTGGTGGGCGGCCCCCAGGGTGATGCCGGCCTGACGGGCCGCAAGATCATCGTCGACACCTACGGCGGCTACGCCCGCCATGGTGGCGGCGCCTTCTCCGGCAAGGATCCCACCAAGGTGGATCGCTCTGCTGCCTACGCCGCCCGCTATGTGGCCAAGGCCCTAGTGGCCGCAGAGCTGGCCAGCAAAGTGGAAGTGCAACTGAGCTACGCCATCGGCGTGGCCAGGCCCGTGAGCATTCTGGTGGAGAGCTTCGGTACGGGCGCCCTCAGCAACGCCGATCTCACTGCCCTGGTGCATGAGCACTTCGACCTGCGTCCAGGCGCCATCATCGAAACCTTCGGCCTGCGCACCCTCCCCCAGCAGAGGGGGGGCCGCTTCTACCAGGACGTCGCCGCCTACGGCCACTTCGGCCGCAGCGACCTCGACCTGCCCTGGGAGGACGTGACCACCATCGCCGCCACGCTCAAACAGGCCACCTCAGCCCAGGTAGCCGCCTGA
- a CDS encoding HAD family hydrolase: MAQLLLRGQTLADDKGIPHQIEAVLFDKDGTLSISEPMLHALASARISVASQLLAQGHPELAAARGDELVELLGRAYGLGEQAIDPAGATAVGSRQHNLISTATALAQVGLGWPEALALGESVFTATDGLHGQGSQRRPIATPGLHQLVEALGRAAVACAVISNDDGAGIAAFLASANLTCQFQAHWSADHTPHKPDPAAVHALCASLEVPPDRCALIGDANSDLRMAKQAGVPVVIGFTAGWSSPPPLDPCFPCLSHWSELEVRVCGA, encoded by the coding sequence ATGGCACAGCTGCTCCTGCGGGGCCAGACCCTGGCAGACGACAAGGGCATCCCCCACCAGATCGAAGCGGTGCTGTTCGACAAGGACGGCACCCTTTCAATCAGCGAGCCCATGCTCCATGCCCTGGCCTCGGCCAGGATTTCAGTTGCCAGCCAGCTGTTGGCCCAGGGCCATCCCGAGCTTGCCGCCGCCAGAGGGGATGAACTTGTCGAGCTCCTCGGCCGAGCCTATGGATTGGGGGAGCAGGCGATCGATCCGGCGGGAGCCACGGCCGTGGGCTCCCGCCAGCACAACCTGATCTCCACCGCCACGGCCCTGGCCCAGGTGGGGCTGGGCTGGCCCGAAGCCCTGGCGTTGGGCGAAAGCGTGTTCACCGCCACCGATGGCCTGCATGGCCAGGGCAGCCAGCGACGGCCGATCGCCACCCCCGGCCTCCATCAACTGGTGGAGGCCCTTGGCAGAGCAGCGGTGGCCTGTGCCGTGATCAGCAACGACGATGGGGCTGGCATCGCAGCATTTCTGGCCAGCGCAAACCTCACCTGTCAGTTTCAGGCCCACTGGAGCGCCGATCACACCCCCCACAAGCCCGACCCCGCAGCCGTGCACGCCCTTTGCGCCAGCCTGGAGGTACCGCCCGACCGCTGTGCCCTGATCGGAGATGCCAACAGCGATCTGAGGATGGCAAAGCAGGCCGGAGTGCCAGTGGTCATCGGCTTCACCGCCGGCTGGAGCTCGCCCCCTCCCCTCGATCCCTGTTTCCCCTGTCTGAGCCACTGGAGTGAGCTTGAAGTGAGAGTCTGCGGCGCATAA
- a CDS encoding 30S ribosomal protein S1 — MTVTPSEATTETDLDLVAVETAEDLDLAIPEEVPTADDPSSRAKSRNDADGVGFTLDEFASLLSKYDYNFKPGDVVNGTVFALESKGAMIDIGAKTAAFMPLQEVSINRVEGLSDVLQPGEIREFFIMSEENEDGQLSLSIRRIEYQRAWERVRQLQKEDATIYSEVFATNRGGALVRVEGLRGFIPGSHISTRKAKEELVADFLPLKFLEVDEERNRLVLSHRRALVERKMNRLEVGEVVLGTVRGIKPYGAFIDIGGVSGLLHISEISHEHIETPHTVLNVNDQMKVMIIDLDAERGRISLSTKALEPEPGDMLTDPQKVFEKAEEMAARYKQMLLEQAEDNEPMGVTLD, encoded by the coding sequence ATGACAGTGACCCCTTCCGAAGCCACCACTGAGACCGATCTAGACCTTGTAGCCGTCGAAACGGCCGAGGATCTCGACCTGGCCATTCCGGAAGAGGTGCCTACCGCCGATGACCCCAGCAGCCGGGCCAAATCGCGCAATGACGCCGATGGGGTGGGTTTCACCCTCGACGAGTTCGCGTCACTGCTTAGCAAGTACGACTACAACTTCAAGCCCGGTGACGTTGTCAACGGCACCGTATTTGCCCTCGAATCAAAGGGGGCCATGATTGACATTGGCGCCAAAACAGCTGCCTTCATGCCCCTCCAGGAGGTGTCGATCAACCGGGTGGAGGGCCTGAGCGACGTGCTCCAGCCCGGCGAGATCCGGGAATTCTTCATCATGAGTGAGGAGAACGAAGACGGCCAGCTCTCGCTTTCTATCCGCCGCATCGAATACCAGCGGGCCTGGGAGCGGGTGCGTCAGCTGCAAAAAGAAGACGCCACCATCTACAGCGAGGTATTTGCCACCAACCGCGGCGGCGCCCTGGTGCGGGTTGAAGGCCTGCGCGGCTTCATTCCAGGCAGCCACATCAGCACCCGCAAGGCCAAGGAAGAACTGGTGGCCGACTTCCTGCCGCTCAAGTTTCTGGAGGTGGATGAGGAGCGCAACCGCCTGGTGCTAAGCCATCGCCGCGCCCTTGTGGAACGCAAGATGAATCGCCTCGAGGTGGGCGAAGTGGTACTCGGCACCGTTCGCGGTATCAAGCCCTACGGCGCCTTCATCGACATCGGCGGCGTCAGCGGCCTGCTGCACATCTCTGAAATCAGCCACGAGCACATCGAGACACCTCACACGGTGCTCAATGTGAACGACCAAATGAAGGTGATGATCATCGACCTCGACGCCGAGCGGGGCCGGATCTCCCTCTCGACCAAGGCCCTCGAGCCTGAGCCCGGCGACATGCTCACAGATCCCCAGAAGGTGTTCGAGAAGGCCGAGGAGATGGCTGCCCGCTACAAGCAGATGCTGCTCGAGCAGGCCGAAGACAATGAGCCCATGGGGGTCACCCTGGACTGA
- the nrdR gene encoding transcriptional regulator NrdR: protein MQCPSCQHTDSRVLESRAADSGRSVRRRRECLNCEFRFTTYERVETVPITVVKRNGTRETFNRAKLLHGLLRACEKTGLEPARLEAVVDEIELELQQRSGREVTSSEIGELVLRHLSEMSEVAYVRFASVYRQFQGISDFVATLEGLDKRNGGRWGKPSLAAIG from the coding sequence ATGCAATGCCCCTCTTGCCAACACACCGACAGCCGGGTGCTCGAATCTCGAGCGGCCGACAGTGGGCGCAGCGTGCGGCGGCGGCGCGAATGCCTCAACTGTGAATTTCGTTTCACCACCTATGAAAGGGTGGAAACGGTGCCCATCACTGTGGTGAAGCGCAACGGCACCCGGGAAACCTTCAACCGCGCGAAACTGCTCCATGGCCTGTTGCGCGCCTGCGAAAAAACCGGCCTAGAACCTGCCCGGCTTGAAGCTGTGGTGGATGAAATCGAACTTGAGCTGCAGCAGCGCAGCGGCCGCGAAGTAACAAGCAGCGAAATCGGTGAACTTGTGCTGCGCCACCTCAGTGAGATGAGTGAGGTGGCCTACGTGCGCTTTGCCTCAGTTTATCGCCAATTCCAGGGCATCAGTGACTTCGTGGCCACCCTCGAGGGCCTCGACAAGCGCAACGGCGGCAGATGGGGCAAGCCAAGCCTGGCCGCAATCGGCTGA
- a CDS encoding photosystem II reaction center protein T — MESFAYILILALAISTLFFAIAFRDPPKIGK; from the coding sequence ATGGAAAGCTTCGCGTACATCCTGATCCTGGCTCTGGCCATCTCTACCCTCTTCTTTGCCATCGCTTTCCGCGATCCCCCGAAGATCGGCAAATAA